Genomic segment of Calypte anna isolate BGI_N300 chromosome 12, bCalAnn1_v1.p, whole genome shotgun sequence:
CCACCTGGAATGGTGGCAGAGCCAGCTCTGGGTGTTGGAGGCATGCAGGGACACCAGGCTCCATTAAGTGTGAAAGCCCTGAAGAGCAATTGGTGTCACACAGACTGCTGGGGTTTGATTCACCCTGGTACCAGCCTTCCCTCGAAAGCTGGAAGATTTGGGATGCAGTTGTCCCAGAAGCGGTTTCTGTCACCCCATGAGCAGTAAACTGAGCCACACAGTCAAGATACTCGTTTTAATACCcagttctgcacagaaaagGGAGGTAGGTGGTATTCCACAAAGCTTCCTGAAACATTAATGCTACTTTTATacacaaaaacatttaaaattactttattcaTAAATACATCACCTCCCTGCAATGTTTTCACACCTCACCATTCCACCAGAGCTTCCTTGGCCGGCAAACAGCTCCATGGCCCCTTCCGCACTAAGACCCTGGTTCCCCATTTCACAGAGGATGCCAACAGGATTTGTCAGCCGAATATTTAACAGATGCCCTCTTCCGATGGAGAAATAAGGAATACACAGCCActactgccagcagcagcactgaacaCCCTTGCCGCCTGCCTTTTCGGGGCCTGTGAAGAGCTGCGCTTCCCTTGCCCCTCATTTCCTCGCTGTTCAGCAGCAGGAAGCGGAGGAGCCGGGGATGGCGGCGGGGCCAGGGatggcggcggggccgggcctgGCAGGGAGTGCGGGGATGGCAGGGAAAGCGGGGATGGCGTTGGGACCGGGGTTGGCAGCGAGTCCGTGTCCGGCGGGCGGGAGCCGCCCCGGGGCGGTACCGCGTCCCTCTCAGGCCTgcgcggcggcggggcgggggcggtgGCAGCCATGGAGGTGCAGGTGGCGCCGCTGCGGGCCTGGGACGATTTTTTCCCCGGCTCGGACCGCTTCGCCCGGCCTGACTTCAAGGACATCTCGAAATGGAACAACCGGGTGGTCAACAACCTCCTCTACTACCAGACCAACTACCTGATGGTGGCGGCCGCCGTCGTCTCCATCGTGGGGTCAGTGCGCGGgcctctccttctccccccgGTAGCGGCGGCCGCGGGTCCTCCGGGAAGGGTCGGGGGTGCGATGGGCCCGGGGGTGGCCCCGATCCCCGGGAGGGCTGCGCTGAGCGTCGGAAAGGTCCCGGCTCTGCTCTGTAGGGTGGGATGTTGGGGGTGCAAAGGCCGGGAAGCtacctctctctcccttcccctttcccatcccctccctaAACCATGGATTTACTTGGCGTCGCTTTAAAAATTGAGGTCTGCTTACAGCCCCGCTTGTGTGTGTGGGTGTTGTCAGGTTAGGATTAGGGTTTAGGATTTATTTACTTATTGGTGAGGGTCTGGCAGATCTGGGgactcctcttcctcttccatgGGCTGCCCACCCAGCCCCCTGTGCCCGAGGCTGCCGTGGGTCTGGGTTGCTGTGTTGCTGTGCCCTGAGCAGGAGCCACATCCTCACCAAATCTGTGGCTGCTCAAGCTGAGATAAGCTCCggttagaattaaaaaaaaaaaaaattctgcctgCTGTTACAGTTCTAAGCTTATGTCCAGGGAACAGAGCAAACCTTTCTTATTTCTGCGCTTGCTCATACTGAAAAACCcttaatatgaaataaataaaggatCCTTAATTTGATTTTGGTGGGCAGGGTTGAGACTTTGAAAGCAGGACCCTCTGTGCTGATACAGTGTTCTGTCAGGCCCAGCTTTTTTGAAGGGAATTTGAAAATAACCTTATACTCATCATCTTTTTGAATCAGTCGCTGTGACTCTTCCTCAAGTGTTGCTCTTGGGTTTTTGGTCAGAAAGCTCTTAAGCAAGACATGCAGCAGAGGCTGATGATTAAGCTTTTAATATGGAAGCTGAAATACTCCACTCTTTGCAACAAACAATGTGCAAATGCTCAAGCTGGAGAATTGCCCACCTGCTAGACCAGAGTGGTTTTGGCTAAAGTGCATCTTACCTTGTGTCTTGCAGAGGCTTAAAATTCTTcccctatatatatatatatatatatataattttttaattttttttttctgttaagcAGCTGCATGAAGCTGTTGACCCAGTATCTGAGTTGATGAAGATTCTCTGGGCTTCAGGGAGTTAATTTTGATGGAGATATGTTGCAGTCAGCACAATAGGCCACTAGATTGGTAAAATGAGACTTCCGTGGTCTTGCTGTTCTGGCACAGGGTGATATTTGGCAGTGTGATGCTGTAGCCAGCTCTCAGTGAGTAGGTAAATCACAGTGGCCCTGGAAACCACGGGGACAGCCCTTCTTCCCAGgaaggtgggggaaaaaatgtgaacAGTTGTGGTATCTCTGGTTGGAaactgggacagcagcagcttttacaGTGGTCTCCTAAACTCCTGGTTTTGAACTCTGATCTCTTTTCTTCAGATCAAGGGGATGTATCTCCCACTATTTTTCTGGGGTGGGAGgtgaaagaggaagagagcCACAGGAGATGGGGACTAATGTCTTCAATTCTCATCTCTTTGTACTGAGTGGTAAACATCTGAGTTGAAAGCTTATGTATGAGGAACACCTGGAGTGGTATAGTGACCTCAAATACTTTAGTGCATGTCTTAGAGCTTTTGGTGGATGATGAATCCAAATCTTATTACACTAAAGTAGAAGATGTTGGGAGAGAAGTTCCAAAGGAAACAGGGTAACACCAATAGAGAGGAAAATATCCATTTCCtataataaaaagattttttgctTAGCCAGCCTGTGAGCTTCGGGAAAAAGGTAAAGAAAGTTCTCCTGATAAATTTAAATTGATGACTAAGTTGTTGTCCTGCATTTCCTTCTGTAATGAGCAGGAATCCCTGAGTACTAAATGATGATTCATGGCTTTTTTAGGAACACCAGGGCTGTACCCAGGCCTAAGGGCAGAATTATTGAAACCACCAATGCAGTGGTCTTCCTGTGATCAAAACTCAACTTACCCCATGACCAACTCAACCTGTTCTTAAACCATTTAATTATATAGGCAGACTTGTAATGCAGAGGTGATATTCTCAGCTGCTGTAATACTTGGCAGCTGTGGTGGTACTTCCAGATGTGGAAGCTGTAGCCTGGAGCTTTCTTGATACTGGAAGTACAGTGCTTATTGCCACAGCTTCAGTTTACTGTCTCTCATGCAGCAGAGTTGATCTCTTCAGCCTTTTACCATCTCTCTGCAAGGTATGGAATCACCTTACTGTGCATGTAGTAAAAGTCTGATGATCTCCACTGcatcctttcccctttctcttggCTCCCCTGATAGCTCCTGTTACAGGTAAATTAAGTTCTGTGCTTTGCAATGTTGTGAATTTTACTTTGATCCTGCAGAACGaggcagaaaataataaatcagtGAACAGGAAGACAAAACTACAGAATTAGTGCTGCTCTACTAAAGTGGGCTGGTGTAACAGCAGCCTTACCTTTTTcaccctccctgccctgcagattCATTTAAGGAGCAATGTGccatttggttttttgtttgtttttgttgttttgttggttttattacACCTCTGTTGCAATACATTGCTGATAAAACACAAGATTTTTACTAAATCAAATGGTGACCTTTCTCCCAGTGCTATAGGAACTGCACTGCCTGTTCTTACCCTgagccagggctctgtcactgGGAGTGCTATACagatatttattaaaattagtGCCTCCCACAACCCTCCCTCAAACAATCAGTCTTGTTAATAAGTGGAATTTGTCTGTGCTTTCACCTACTCCAACAAAGCTTCTGTCTTACAGTTCAAATTTAACTACTTACATagatgtaatttctttttttgtccccACGTACTGACTAAAAACCAATTTTTAAACCTGACAATATTAAAAGGTGTTCTGGATTTTTCAGTGCTGCATCTAAGAAGTTCTTGCTGCTCTTCTGGGCATCATAtcttccctgcagccagaggCTCAATGTCTCTTTCCTTTGCCACTTCTCCAAAACATCTCCTGTCCACTTGCACAACCCCTACCAATCACTAAGTGTCTgtgaacttttcttttttcctttcaccccCAGACTCCTACCTTGGCTGTTGTGCTTGTAGCAATTCCCCTGCCAAAACAGATTCCAGAAcagcaaaatgctttgtttctttgataCCTAATGAAAGGTGTAGAATGAGTGAGCAAAACACATCACTTTAAAACATGTATTACCTAATAATATTAGCACATAATTTTGTAAAAGTCTGgcagttctgcagaaaagaaTCTGTCTCCTGTTCCCAATGCAGTGCTAGTGAGCAGCAGTCAGTGAAGAAGCCTCACTCAGTCTGTGGATACTGGGACAACATCCCAGTTATAGGTTTATGTGCTACCTCTGGTTGCAGCTGTGTAGTCTGTGAAGCTGGAAATATGGGGAGGAGGAGCCAGAATTCCATAGCtaaagttatttaaattaataaaaatgaagaaggaaGCATGAAGTGCTCTAGTCTGCCCACCACTTAGATTGTGGTAAAACAAAAGGTCTTCTGAAAggaattttcctgtttttttatAGTGGCCTTGCTGAGCTGCTCTACCTAAAAAGATGTTGTCAGTGACTGTCTGCTACTCAGTGCCTTTATTCAGACTCCCCTGGTCACatgcaaaataaacagatgTGACAGCAACTGCTGAGTAATCACCCTGAGCCAGGCATCTAAAATGGAAATGATTTAAGGATGAAGCtagcttgcttttctttttatgtggCCTGTTCTGAGCTCATGCTGCTGGGGACTCCTGGGCTCACACAAAGGTTGTGTCTTGCTTAGTTCTTTTTCCCTTACCCTGTAGCTTTGCATTCCCCAAGGAAGTGCTCACCCCTCCTGTGCACAAGTGTGGAGATGTGAAATCACCTCTTGAGAAGAGGTGGTGTGGGTCAGTCACTGAAAGCAGAGCTTTTGAGGCTTCCTTGCACTTATGTGGGAAACCTGACCTGTCTTGTGATGCTCGTAGGGCAGAGTCTAGAAATGTGAACCaacccagttaaaaaaaaaaaaaagtctctcaTCCTTATCTGCTTTTGTAGGCCCAAGGTAGCTGCAAGTGCTGCTTCCCACACAACTTGCtcccccatctcctgctgcctgttGTTTTCTGATACTACTTCCACAAATACAAAGTGTCCCACAGTGCTACTTGGCACAGAACAACGTCTGTATCCCTGCCCCCAGGCAGGatgtttcctttatttattttcccccatCTCTTTACTCTGTATTGAAGCAGATCCTGAAGGAAACCTGGGCTgtgaagggaagcaggagggtGATTCCAAGTTGCTCTGTGACACTGCTGGAACTGAATCCAGGTGACAGCTTTTCCTTGCCAGTTTATCCCAGCAGAACTGGAAGTCACTGCATCTGTGACTGTACACCAGGGTTGTACCTTGTCCACCACAGAAGACCATCCAGCTAGGGTGCTCTGGCCTGTTAGCATCAGCAAATGCTGATTAGTCCTGTCAGACCAACTCCTCTTAGGGAAGTAAGTTAATGGTTATCTTTTCCAACCCCCAAagagtttttcttctcctaagTCATCTGAGCAGTGTAAACTCAAGTTACCACACCACTGCCTCGCTAATAGTTCTGTTCATTTTTAGGTATTGGAGGTGTCTCATCAACCCCCATTAAAAGGAATTATATTTAGAAAGTATCTTGTAACATACTTAATGGTCACTCACCTTTTGTCTGCAGCTTTGACAGACTTCCAGCTGCCTTGCCTGAGCGTGAATTTAGCATATTGCATTGCACATAAAGAAGACCAATATCAGTGGTGGGTCCACTATGAGGTGACTGCTTGGGCTGTTACACAGCTCTCTTCTCCCCAGACATGTTCTAAAATAACATGtccatgctttttttcctttttagtctCTAGCTCTTGCGTTATCAAAAGCAGTGCCAACAGATCTGAGTGAAACTGGATAGGGGAGGTCTGCCTTCTGGAGAAATGCCTTTGCTGGGGAAGTTTCTATATACACATTTCAAGGAGAATTTTATATAGCACTGCAAATCACTCTGTGGGCGAGTCAAGCAGTAAAGGGGAGCTCAGCATATGACACCCTATCCAGTCCTGAAATCAACAGGACTGAAGTCTGTGGACACATGGCTGATAATTTGAATACCACTTTTTGTGGCAACTGCTGTCCCCATCTGTTTTCATGTGGCTCTGAATGACTTCATTTGATACTTATGCTCACTGTTTCCTTGTACTCCTTGGAATGCAGCCCACTTCAGAAAACATCTAATTCAAATCACTTTCCTCAGGAATGTGGGATCTTTTGAAGCttggtgtgttgtttttttttttccccccatctctTATGGCCAATCAGTTACACAGAACCTGTGTAATACCAGAAAGAATTGTGGAGCAGAGAAGCCTTTAGTTAGTCTCTTCCTTATAAATATGGAAGGATTTCACCACCCGTTTCTGAAGTTGTAATAAGAGTAGCAGGAAAGATAGGGAAGATAAAGCTCTGAAAGTACTTACCAGACACCTGGGAAATGTACAGTGAACTCTGCCTGGCTTTGCAGCTTCCAGGATTATGTTGTCTATATGTAtttgggaattaaaaaaatggttCTGTGAGTTGTTTGAGTAAGTTTGGCCATTTCTGCTCTAGGGAAGCTGTGATGTGGAGGTGAATTCTTCTTGAAGAATCCTATAAGTCCAGTAATAtacaaataatatataaatatataaattatatacaatatataaacCACATACTAGTGAGGTCCAGTCATGAGCtaccctcctgctgctgctgcaaaggaGCACagatgaaactatttttttccagagcaatgCTGTTCACTTTTTCCAGCCTGGAAACTTAAGACTAACAATTCAGAGCTAAAAATAGTCTGGTTGGCTACAGGGAGTGACTCAAATGCAAGAAGCAAGCCTGCCCTGTCACCACTTCCAAAAAGCCCTGGTGGCTTTTCGACATGAGTAGCAGAAGCAGGTGGGGAACTAATCTAAATTTTAATCTCTTTCCAGCCAGTTGTCTTGTCTCCTGTGGCCACAACTGACTTAAAGAATCAAGAGCCAGTCTCAGCTCAGAAATAATTCTTGAGGGGGTTCTTCTTTCTCTAGAAAACCACTCCCTGGCACTGCAGGTGGAGTCTTGGTACCAGCCCACATGTTTGCTGCCTGTGCCAGATATGAAGCAGAGACCACAAACCCAGAGCATCCTCCTCAGGATGGGGCAGAGTGCTGAGTCACTGTGCCTCTTGGCTTTGGAACAGCAAGAGACTGACTGCAAAGTCTCCAAGAGGCAATCTTGCCTACATTTGGGTTTATCAGGGTagtgttttgctgctgttataGTTGCAGCCACTCAGGGCCTTCAGCTGCTGTGTAATTAATTAGATCAGTGTACAAACGTGCAGGTAAATCAGAATGCCCAATTACTCTATAAGTGAAATATAATAGAGCCTGGATGTTGTGTGAGCGCAGAAGGAAAGTCCCAGCTGAAAGGTTGACTCTAAACAAGCTCTAAATACCTGGGAAGTGGCTTGAGCAGGTGATGTTCTTGCCCTTGTCCAGAAAAGGGACTTGCTGTTTATAGTCCAAAGCTGATCCACAACTCTGGTTACACTGGTAACAATAACAGAACACAAACCTCAGCAGTGAGCCTCTTCCCAGGCCTGGGTCCTCTTCCTGCAAGAGTTTTATCCCATACTCCATTTCCCTTCAAGTCTCAGGCATGCTTGCTTGGGGCTGGGCTCCCATCTGATGGTGCTAAGCTTCTGCTGCAGGTTCATCAAATTATTGTGTTTGGGTGTAAACCAATGAGGAAGTTTATTCAGAGATAAGAAACAGTGAAATAACCTTTGCTCAACGTTCTCCTACCTTGCCCATTTTACAGCCTTAGACAAGGTGATGTGACAAGGTTGTTCATCTGAAGGCCTAGGCTGAGCTTGGGTTTGGTCATGTGTAGGAAACAGATCAGCCACGTGGAAAACTGATTGTTGGCTCCATCTGCTCAAGGGATTTGATAACTCTGGGTCTGAAACCAAGTGAAGGGGTTGATCACACAGGTAGGAAGGGCCCTGATGgtaagtgctttttttcctctcattatCCTGAGCTGTTCTCAGGAAAAGAACAATAAAGACAAAGAATATCTAAATTCACTGCTAAGGGTTTGTTCAGTTGCATTTGTTGCTTTACTTGCCTGAAAATCAGAGGTTGATAAAGATCTTGACAGCAACAACTGACTTCTTAAAGCCTTACCTCCCTCCTTGCAAGTTACCAGTGAGCTAGACGTTTGCAATATGGACACAATTCATGAaggctctttcttttttttttcctctcttctcttctttccaggTTCTTGAGTCCCCTGAACATGCTTATTGGTGGCACTGTGGTGGTGCTGATGTTCATGGGGTTTGTGTGGGTATCCCACAACAAGGATATACTCCGCAGGATGAAGAAGCAGTACCCAACCACATTTGTAGTGGTCATCATGCTGTCTAGCTACTTCTTGATTTCCTATCTGGGAGATGTCATGGTGTTCATGTTTGGGATcactcttcctctcctctgtaagtattttctcccttcccttggggagggggggcagaACTGTGTGACTTAAGCTCAAATAAGTCTACGGAGTCTAAATCAGCTTTTTGCCCCTACCATCTCTATTTAAATTATTCCAAACCAAAACTTAGTGAAAGGAGACAGACAAAGCAGCACAAACCATTTTAACTTTGTTATTAAGTGGGTACCTGTGGTTACTTAAGTGGTCACAGAGATTTGGTCTTCTTGTAGTGGTCATGGCTCTGGAGTTTGTCTTAAGATGAATGCTGCAAGAACTATGAATTTCTTTGCCATTAACAATTAAGGAGTGTTTTTCTCTCATGCAGTGATGTTTATTCATGCTTCCCTGAGGCTCCGAAACCTAAAGAACAAATTGGAGAACAAGGCAGAAGGAATAGGCTTGAAGAAGACCCCAATGGGCATCATCCTGGATGCTCTAGAACAGCAAGAGGATACTATCAACAAACTGGCTGACTACATATCTAAAGTAAAGGAGTAAGCAGCTGCAACGGGGCATTTTTACCTGTTGCAGGAGTGTAGTTGCTATTTACTATTGTTCAAGCTTGCTTTCAGTTTGTGTACAAAGCAGGAAATGCACGTGGTACAGATTAATAGTTGCAGGATACAGGTACTCCCAGGTCTTCAGCTCTCCTCTAAGAACATAAGAGCagcaagtttttttctgttgtctagCAAAATGTTCTGGTGTTTACACAAATACATACTAACTTCAACATGTTTGCTTGTCTCTTCTTCTGGGGTTAGAGGAGAAAGGGATGAAAACCTATGGAATGCAGTCTCTCAGACTGTTGTGCAGCAAATTTGTCTGTTAGTAAGAATATCACCCCTTTCATCTCACTTCTGCAAGATGACAGTTTAACCAGTATAAGCTGGGTAGCACTTCAGgctggcagtgttcaaggtgAGCTGGAATGTATCAAAATTAGGTGTCTCCTGCATCCTCCAGATCTCTCACTTGAGTGCTCTGTATTGAGACCACACTTGTAGCTTAACTGGGAAGTGGTAAAACTGTGCAGTACTTGTAATGAGTATGGGTTCCTGTCCTCACCTCACATTCCTCCTTTAGCAGCCAGGAAGCAGTCTAAATATATCTAAGCATTAATCATAGTGGCACTGTGCCTCTGTCAGTTCAAGTGAAATGcaccttttggttttttccaaaatcaTGATCTCTAGAATCCCTCTCTGCAGGAGAGCCAAACTTCCTTGCATACACTTATGGCCAAgcatgggaggaaaaaaaacccctgtttTCAGCTACATTTGATGAGCTAGGTTTCTACCCTATAGATGTGTTTAAACACTGCTACTTTAGGACTTACCTTGTTCTGCTTTAGTCTGTATTGGCTGTTCTGTAGATGGAGGTGTACGTGTGTTCTGGAGCATGGgtcatccttttctttcttcttaacCAGAATGCAAAGATATAAGTAAAACATGCATCTCTCTGACTCTCTACTTCTGACACTCTTCAAAGGAATAAACTGGATTTCAGGTTTACAAGTAAAAGCAATAAATGTCAAGATATAGTTTTTAAACAACCCATTCCAAATTCATGAAGATATTTGCCTGT
This window contains:
- the ARL6IP5 gene encoding PRA1 family protein 3, with the protein product MEVQVAPLRAWDDFFPGSDRFARPDFKDISKWNNRVVNNLLYYQTNYLMVAAAVVSIVGFLSPLNMLIGGTVVVLMFMGFVWVSHNKDILRRMKKQYPTTFVVVIMLSSYFLISYLGDVMVFMFGITLPLLLMFIHASLRLRNLKNKLENKAEGIGLKKTPMGIILDALEQQEDTINKLADYISKVKE